A single Mytilus trossulus isolate FHL-02 chromosome 12, PNRI_Mtr1.1.1.hap1, whole genome shotgun sequence DNA region contains:
- the LOC134693458 gene encoding uncharacterized protein LOC134693458 yields the protein MLLEKALWVLVFNVVSLTSEVYGLDWPWNWTKEDVTCYTTCLAAVGTGTVIATPLALSAAGFSATGVVAGSLAAKLMSTIGYVQDGGWFPYLQGAGVYDVGTTGKIILASTVSPLCAAMCGSSEESQDLICYSHRIDGMKGLDEYLIRDEQVKNIKQCEEQCNDDAACRAFRYLPRNSSCFLYKLQQYIEDDISESQFYVKRCILCYMNATKNAKGRGDGIQTVWEASSIKDCEIRCIKTDDCFAVHFDGLRCFKFNPKTEPKESIGTDFSARICVDFSDIALENDGNKYKKEGKR from the exons atgttactAGAGAAAGCATTGTGGGTTTTAGTATTCAATGTTGTGTCACTAACCAGTGAAGTTTATG GTTTAGATTGGCCATGGAACTGGACAAAAGAAGATGTCACATGTTATACCACGTGTTTGGCAGCAGTTGGTACAGGTACAGTTATTGCAACCCCTTTGGCACTATCAGCAGCCGGATTTAGCGCTACTGGTGTTGTTGCTGGTTCTTTAGCTGCTAAACTTATGTCCACAATAGGATATGTGCAGGACGGAGGCTGGTTTCCTTATTTACAAGGGGCTGGCGTTTACGATGTTGGAACAACTGGTAAAATAATATTAGCCTCGACTGTTTCACCATTGTGTGCAGCTATGTGTGGAAGTTCAGAGGAAAGCCAAG atttaataTGTTACTCTCATAGAATTGATGGAATGAAGGGATTGGATGAATATCTGATACGAGATGAACAAGTTAAGAATATTAAACAGTGTGAAGAGCAATGCAACGATGATGCAGCTTGCAGGGCCTTTCGATATCTTCCAAGAAATAGCTCTTGTTTTTTATACAAGCTACAACAATATATTGAAGACGATATCAGCGAGAGCCAATTTTATGTAAAACGTTGTATTCTATGTTACATGAATGCAACGAAAAATGCTAAAGGACGGGGTGATGGAATTCAAACAGTTTGGGAAGCGTCTTCTATCAAGGACTGTGAAATTCGATGTATTAAAACTGACGACTGTTTTGCTGTTCATTTCGATGGACTGAGATGTTTCAAATTCAATCCCAAAACGGAACCAAAGGAAAGTATAGGCACTGACTTTTCAGCAAGGATATGTGTAGATTTCAGCGATATAGCACTTGAAAATGATG